Part of the Acidimicrobiia bacterium genome, GGCCTTGGCGTTGGGTCGTGCCAGCTGTAGCTGCCGGGTTGCCGTGTAGCGATTGGCGCAGCGCCGCCCGTTCCTCGTCAGTCATGACCGTGTAATCAACATTGACGGCACTAACGTCGGGAAGTGCCATTAAGGCATCGGTTACACGGCGGGTGAGCTCGGCCCGCATTGGGTAGCCCTCGGTGGTGAGTGCAATTTGCACCACGACCGCGCTGCCTTCTTGACCAACGGAGCGCAGCATGTCTAAATCCACGATCGAACGCTTCAATTCTGGGTCGTCAACCGGCCTCAAGGCTTCGATGATCGCGGCTTCACTAACGGCCATAAGCTACCGGGCTCCTTATTTTCTACTATGTGCATAGGTATAATACCTATGTGTCATCAAAAGGCCTCAATCCAACTGAGTTCGCCTCGGCTACCAACGCTATTACGGCGGCATTCGGAGACCCAACACGCCGCCAAATCTATTTGTATTTACACGAACGGCCCGATGGTTCCACCGCCAACACCGTGGCGACACATTTTGGACTTCACCCCAACGTGGCCCGACATCACCTCGAGAAACTGGTGGCTGGTGGCTATCTCTATACCGATTCCACTCCCGCCACTGGCAAGGTGGGGCGACCTTCAAAACGTTACATCGTGCTGCAACACGACTTTGTTTTCGAATCAGCGTTACGGAAAGACGAAATCTTGGCGTCGCTTTTGAACAAAGCTCTTCGCCATCTACCCGCCGAGTTGGTCGCAGAATTAGCTGAAGAAGTGGGCCTTGAACATGGTCACCGGATTGTAGCTGCCATGGGTGACGCTTCAGTTCATCAACGTTCCTTCCGTTCCGCGCTCTACGCGGTTGCCGAGGCCATGTCGGCGCATGGTTTCGACGCTCACACCGAAGAGCACGCCACCGGATTAAAAATCGTGGCCGACCATTGCCCCTTTGGTGACACCGCCGTTGCAAACCCCGTAATCTGCGCCGTAGACCAGGGCATGATCAAAGGCATGCTGGAAGCCCTCTACGGCTCGACCACTACCCAAGTCGAAATGTCACAAGCACTTGGAGCAGCACGTTGCGTGACGTCGGTAGAAAGCTAGCGCTGGTGACACAACATTATTTTGATCACGCCTCCACTTCTCCCATGCGCCCAGAAACTAAGGCCGCCTATCTAAGTGCCATCGAAAAGAACTTGGGCGACCCGAGTCGTATCCACGCGCCAGGGTTAGAAGCTCGGGTTACTGTTGAACACGCCCGAGAACAAGTAGCACATTT contains:
- a CDS encoding helix-turn-helix domain-containing protein, encoding MSSKGLNPTEFASATNAITAAFGDPTRRQIYLYLHERPDGSTANTVATHFGLHPNVARHHLEKLVAGGYLYTDSTPATGKVGRPSKRYIVLQHDFVFESALRKDEILASLLNKALRHLPAELVAELAEEVGLEHGHRIVAAMGDASVHQRSFRSALYAVAEAMSAHGFDAHTEEHATGLKIVADHCPFGDTAVANPVICAVDQGMIKGMLEALYGSTTTQVEMSQALGAARCVTSVES